From a region of the Rhinopithecus roxellana isolate Shanxi Qingling chromosome 8, ASM756505v1, whole genome shotgun sequence genome:
- the SPPL2B gene encoding signal peptide peptidase-like 2B isoform X7 — protein sequence MECRNSLTALPVALGCPRQCCSLSLATRGGLGQGLRAEARAGRAEPRVSSPSARAAAIERGPQWVWGSRWPRGQAWAVTSVTQDACVRLESPTAGGGIGSLRPGALLSSEEGLMPLGLPVLGSSWEAGGCQVQRRSRQAPPAWPEPRVRVPGEEANGHRAGGPPIAAGDACRSLLWAPRSPRGAIRRNLMRLAFLWPCSATKTCWTSSGQRFGRMVRVALYAPHEPVLDYNMVIIFIMAVGTVAIGGYWAGSRDVKKRYMKHKREDGPEKQEDEAVDVTPVMTCVFVVMCCSMLVLLYYFYDFLVYVVIGIFCLASATGLYSCLAPCVRRLPFGKCRIPNNSLPYFHKRPQARMLLLALFCVAVSVVWGVFRNEDQWAWVLQDALGIAFCLYMLKTIRLPTFKACTLLLLVLFLYDIFFVFITPFLTKSGSSIMVEVATGPSDSATREKLPMVLKVPRLNSSPLALCDRPFSLLGFGDILVPESWQPCPEQACDLSVK from the exons ATGGAGTGCAGGAATTCCCTCACTGCCCTGCCCGTGGCTCTGGGCTGCCCCCGCCAGTGTTGCAGCCTGAGCCTGGCCACCCGGGGGGGCCTGGGGCAGGGTCTCAGGGCTGAGGCCAGAGCAGGCCGGGCAGAGCCGAGGGTGTCATCCCCGTCTGCACGTGCTGCCGCCATTGAGAGAGGCCCTCAGTGGGTGTGGGGCTCAAGGTGGCCTCGTGGGCAGGCGTGGGCTGTGACAAGTGTCACTCAGGATGCGTGTGTGCGGTTAGAGAGTCCCACGGCTGGGGGAGGGATTGGCTCTCTTAGGCCCGGGGCCCTGTTGTCGAGTGAAGAAGGCTTGATGCCCTTGGGCCTCCCTGTGCTTGGGTCCTCCTGGGAGGCCGGAGGCTGTCAGGTGCAGAGGAGGAGCAGACAGGCGCCCCCTGCCTGGCCTGAGCCTCGAGTGAGGGTCCCAGGAGAGGAGGCAAATGGGCACAGAGCTGGGGGCCCACCCATTGCTGCGGGTGATGCCTGCCGCTCCCTCCTCTGGGCCCCCAGGTCCCCCCGGGGGGCAATAAGACGCAATTTGATGAGATTGGCATTCCTGTGGCCCTGCTCAGCTACAAAGACATGTTGGACATCTTCAGG GCAGCGTTTCGGCCGCATGGTGAGGGTGGCGCTGTACGCGCCTCATGAGCCAGTGCTGGACTACAACATGGTCATCATCTTCATCATGGCCGTGGGCACTGTCGCCATCGGTGGCTACTGGGCCGGGAGTCGGGACGTGAAGAA AAGGTACATGAAGCACAAGCGTGAGGACGGGCCCGAGAAGCAGGAGGACGAGGCGGTGGACGTGACGCCAGTGATGACCTGCGTGTTCGTGGTGATGTGCTGCTCCATGCTGGTGCTGCTCTACTACTTCTATGACTTCCTTG TGTACGTGGTCATCGGGATCTTCTGCCTGGCGTCCGCCACCGGCCTGTACAGCTGCCTGGCGCCCTGTGTGCGGCGGCTACCCTTCGGCAAGTGCAG GATCCCCAACAACAGCCTGCCCTACTTCCACAAGCGCCCGCAGGCCCGTATGCTGCTCCTGGCGCTCTTCTGTGTGGCTGTCAGCGTCGTGTGGGGTGTCTTCCGCAATGAGGACCA GTGGGCCTGGGTCCTCCAGGACGCCCTGGGCATCGCCTTCTGCCTCTACATGCTGAAGACCATCCGTCTGCCCACCTTCAAG GCCTGCacgctgctgctgctggtgctgtTCCTCTACGACATCTTCTTCGTGTTCATCACGCCCTTCCTGACCAAG AGTGGGAGCAGCATCATGGTGGAGGTGGCCACGGGGCCCTCAGACTCAGCCACCCGGGAGAAG TTGCCCATGGTCCTGAAGgtgcccaggctgaactcctcGCCTCTGGCTCTGTGTGACCGGCCCTTCTCCCTCCTGGGTTTTGGGGACATTTTGGTGCCAG AGTCATGGCAGCCCTGTCCTGAGCAAGCATGTGACCTGTCTGTGAAATGA